A genomic stretch from Azotosporobacter soli includes:
- the tuf gene encoding elongation factor Tu: protein MAKKKFERNKPHVNIGTIGHVDHGKTSLTAAITMVLAKAGGAEFMAYDMIDKAPEERERGITINTAHVEYETEKRHYAHVDCPGHADYVKNMITGAAQMDGAILVVSAADGPMPQTREHILLSRQVGVPAMVVFLNKADLVDDAELMELVEMEVRELLSSYDFPGDDIPVVCGSAVKALECACGKRECAWCSKILELMDNVDEYIPTPARATDKPFLMPVEDVFTITGRGTVATGRVERGEVKVGETIEIVGLSEKPRSTVVTGVEMFRKLLDSATAGDNIGALLRGVERKDIERGQVLAKPGSIKPHTKFKAEVYVLSKEEGGRHTPFFTNYRPQFYFRTTDVTGVVNLPEGVEMVMPGDNIQMHIELITTIAIEEGLRFAIREGGRTVGAGVVTSIDA from the coding sequence ATGGCAAAGAAAAAGTTTGAAAGAAACAAACCCCACGTAAATATCGGCACCATCGGTCACGTTGACCATGGCAAAACTTCGTTGACTGCGGCTATCACCATGGTGTTGGCCAAAGCCGGCGGCGCTGAGTTCATGGCATATGACATGATCGACAAGGCTCCGGAAGAAAGAGAACGCGGCATCACGATCAACACCGCACACGTTGAGTACGAGACTGAAAAACGTCACTACGCTCACGTTGACTGCCCGGGCCATGCTGACTATGTTAAAAACATGATCACCGGCGCGGCTCAAATGGACGGCGCAATCCTGGTTGTAAGTGCTGCTGACGGCCCGATGCCGCAAACGCGCGAGCATATCCTGCTCTCCCGCCAAGTTGGCGTTCCGGCAATGGTTGTCTTCCTGAATAAGGCTGACCTCGTTGACGACGCTGAACTGATGGAATTGGTTGAGATGGAAGTTCGCGAACTTCTCTCCAGCTACGATTTCCCTGGCGACGACATTCCTGTAGTTTGCGGTTCCGCCGTAAAAGCTCTGGAATGCGCATGCGGCAAGCGCGAATGCGCTTGGTGCAGCAAAATCCTCGAACTGATGGACAATGTCGACGAATACATCCCGACGCCGGCTCGTGCAACGGACAAGCCGTTCCTGATGCCTGTCGAGGACGTGTTCACGATCACTGGTCGCGGCACTGTTGCTACCGGTCGTGTAGAACGTGGCGAAGTTAAAGTCGGCGAAACGATTGAAATCGTTGGTCTGAGCGAAAAACCTCGTTCGACGGTTGTAACCGGCGTAGAAATGTTCCGCAAGCTGCTCGATTCGGCAACTGCTGGCGACAACATCGGCGCACTGCTGCGCGGCGTTGAGCGTAAAGACATCGAACGCGGCCAAGTACTGGCAAAACCGGGTTCGATCAAACCGCACACGAAATTCAAAGCAGAAGTATATGTCCTGAGCAAAGAAGAAGGCGGCCGTCATACTCCGTTCTTCACCAACTATCGCCCGCAGTTCTACTTCCGTACAACGGACGTAACCGGCGTGGTAAACCTGCCGGAAGGCGTGGAAATGGTTATGCCTGGCGACAACATTCAAATGCACATCGAACTGATCACGACGATCGCTATCGAAGAAGGCTTGCGCTTCGCGATTCGCGAAGGCGGCCGTACTGTCGGCGCCGGCGTTGTAACTTCGATCGACGCATAA
- the rpmG gene encoding 50S ribosomal protein L33, whose amino-acid sequence MRNAVTLACTECKQRNYQTNKNKKNDPDRLEFNKYCKFCKKHTLHKETK is encoded by the coding sequence ATGCGCAACGCGGTAACGCTGGCTTGCACCGAATGCAAGCAACGCAATTATCAAACGAATAAAAACAAGAAAAATGATCCGGATCGTCTGGAATTCAACAAGTATTGCAAGTTCTGCAAGAAGCATACGCTGCATAAAGAAACGAAGTAG
- the secE gene encoding preprotein translocase subunit SecE — translation MAVQETAIQQSFMSRTKRFVRDVKAEMKKVNWPTRKEIIAHTGVVFVTVVLIAALIWAIDAVFAKALQFLIK, via the coding sequence ATGGCTGTGCAAGAGACTGCAATTCAGCAGTCGTTCATGAGCCGGACGAAGAGATTCGTTCGTGACGTGAAGGCTGAAATGAAGAAGGTAAACTGGCCGACCAGAAAAGAAATCATAGCCCACACTGGCGTTGTTTTTGTCACGGTGGTACTGATTGCTGCTCTGATTTGGGCCATTGATGCTGTGTTTGCCAAAGCATTACAGTTTTTAATTAAGTAG